In one window of Solanum pennellii chromosome 2, SPENNV200 DNA:
- the LOC107010843 gene encoding 60S ribosomal protein L18a-2, with protein sequence MVTYKFHQYQVVGRALPTETDEHPKIYRMKLWATNEVRAKSKFWYFLRKLKKVKKSNGQMLAINEIFEKNPTTIKNYGIWLRYQSRTGYHNMYKEYRDTTLNGGVEQMYTEMASRHRVRHHCIQIIKTATIPAKLCKRESTKQFHDSKIKFPLVFKKVRPPSRKLKTTYKATKPNLFM encoded by the exons ATGGTGACTTACAAG TTCCATCAGTACCAGGTTGTCGGGAGAGCTTTGCCCACTGAAACAGATGAGCATCCCAAGATTTACCGTATGAAGTTGTGGGCTACAAATGAAGTTCGTGCTAAGTCCAAATTCTG GTATTTCTTGAGGAAGCTTAAGAAGGTGAAGAAGAGCAACGGTCAGATGCTGGCTATTAATGAG ATTTTTGAGAAGAACCCAACAACAATCAAGAATTATGGTATTTGGCTCCGTTACCAAAGTAGAACGGGATACCACAACATGTACAAGGAGTACCGTGACACCACATTGAATGGTGGTGTGGAGCAGATGTACACTGAGATGGCTTCACGCCACAGAGTTCGCCATCACTGCATTCAGATCATAAAGACAGCAACCATTCCAGCTAAACTGTGCAAGAGGGAGAGCACAAAGCAGTTCCATGACTCGAAGATCAAGTTCCCTTTGGTGTTCAAGAAAGTCAGGCCACCATCTAGGAAACTCAAGACCACATACAAGGCTACTAAGCCCAACTTGTTCATGTAA
- the LOC107010844 gene encoding 60S ribosomal protein L18a-2 produces MVTYKFHQYQVVGRALPTETDEHPKIYRMKLWATNEVRAKSKFWYFLRKLKKVKKSNGQMLAINEIFEKNPTTIKNYGIWLRYQSRTGYHNMYKEYRDTTLNGGVEQMYTEMASRHRVRHHCIQIIKTATIPAKLCKRESTKQFHDSKIKFPLVFKKVRPPSRKLKTTYKATKPNLFM; encoded by the exons ATGGTGACGTACAAG TTCCATCAGTATCAGGTTGTCGGGAGAGCTTTGCCCACCGAAACAGATGAACATCCCAAGATTTATCGTATGAAGTTGTGGGCTACAAATGAAGTTCGTGCTAAGTCCAAGTTCTG GTATTTCTTGAGGAAGCTTAAGAAGGTGAAGAAGAGCAACGGTCAGATGCTGGCTATTAATGAG ATCTTCGAGAAGAACCCAACAACAATTAAGAATTATGGTATTTGGCTCCGTTACCAGAGTAGAACGGGATACCACAACATGTACAAGGAGTATCGTGACACCACATTGAATGGTGGTGTGGAGCAGATGTACACTGAGATGGCTTCTCGCCACAGAGTTCGCCATCACTGCATCCAGATCATAAAGACGGCAACCATTCCAGCTAAGCTGTGCAAGAGGGAGAGCACAAAGCAGTTCCATGACTCCAAGATCAAGTTCCCCTTGGTGTTCAAGAAAGTCAGGCCACCATCTAGGAAACTCAAGACCACATACAAGGCTACTAAGCCCAACTTGTTCATGTAA
- the LOC107010841 gene encoding cytochrome b561 domain-containing protein At4g18260 isoform X2, translating into MSKCLSFATKELLLLQTKVNSHRIFDIEIHGILLWASMGFLMPAGILTIRLSNTEECSTTKLKILFYVHGTLQVLSVVLATAGAVLSIKSFENLFNNTHQRIGLALYIAIYVQFFMGFRRPMRGSKGRSVWYFFHWLLGTTICLAGIINTYTGLNAYNQRTSKPISLWTIIFTAQISFMGLFYLFQDKWEYIQKQGVILDNNETTTPQVEIVVPQNDEQKMIMRTESGRKSNALGTFFSRHNVLNKLFQQT; encoded by the exons ATGTCAAAATGCCTTTCATTTGCTACAAAAGAGCTATTATTACTCCAAACAAAG GTGAATTCTCATAGGATATTTGATATTGAAATTCATGGAATATTATTATGGGCTTCAATGGGATTCTTGATGCCAGCTGGAATACTCACAATAAGACTCTCCAACACAGAAGAGTGTAGCACAACAAAACTCAAAATTCTCTTCTATGTTCATGGAACTCTTCAG GTACTCTCTGTGGTGTTGGCTACTGCTGGAGCTGTGCTATCAATAAAGAGCTTTGAAAATTTGTTCAACAATACTCACCAAAGAATAGGCTTAGCACTTTATATTGCCATCTATGTCCAATTTTTTATGGGATTTCGAAGGCCTATGAG GGGAAGTAAAGGAAGAAGTGTGTGGTATTTTTTCCATTGGCTACTTGGAACAACAATATGCTTGGCAGGAATTATCAACACTTACACAGGCTTAAATGCTTACAATCAAAGAACATCAAAGCCAATAAGCCTTTGGACAATAATTTTTACAGCTCAAATATCATTCATGGGATTATTCTATCTTTTCCAAGACAAATGGGAATATATACAAAAGCAAGGGGTCATTCTTGACAACAATGAAACTACAACACCTCAAGTGGAAATAGTTGTTCCTCAAAATGATGAACAAAAGATGATAATGAGAACTGAGTCAGGGAGGAAAAGCAATGCACTTGGTACTTTCTTTTCTAGACATAATGTCCTAAACAAATTATTTCAACAAACTTGA
- the LOC107010841 gene encoding cytochrome b561 domain-containing protein At4g18260 isoform X1, which translates to MNKYWLQITSVLTSFVFPHFIVCLSNEDIQLNSQLISINQHVPKVNSHRIFDIEIHGILLWASMGFLMPAGILTIRLSNTEECSTTKLKILFYVHGTLQVLSVVLATAGAVLSIKSFENLFNNTHQRIGLALYIAIYVQFFMGFRRPMRGSKGRSVWYFFHWLLGTTICLAGIINTYTGLNAYNQRTSKPISLWTIIFTAQISFMGLFYLFQDKWEYIQKQGVILDNNETTTPQVEIVVPQNDEQKMIMRTESGRKSNALGTFFSRHNVLNKLFQQT; encoded by the exons ATGAATAAATATTGGCTCCAAATTACTTCTGTGTTAACTTCTTTTGTATTTCCACATTTCATTGTTTGTTTATCCAATGAAGACATCCAACTCAATAGCCAGTTGATTAGCATCAACCAACATGTTCCTAAG GTGAATTCTCATAGGATATTTGATATTGAAATTCATGGAATATTATTATGGGCTTCAATGGGATTCTTGATGCCAGCTGGAATACTCACAATAAGACTCTCCAACACAGAAGAGTGTAGCACAACAAAACTCAAAATTCTCTTCTATGTTCATGGAACTCTTCAG GTACTCTCTGTGGTGTTGGCTACTGCTGGAGCTGTGCTATCAATAAAGAGCTTTGAAAATTTGTTCAACAATACTCACCAAAGAATAGGCTTAGCACTTTATATTGCCATCTATGTCCAATTTTTTATGGGATTTCGAAGGCCTATGAG GGGAAGTAAAGGAAGAAGTGTGTGGTATTTTTTCCATTGGCTACTTGGAACAACAATATGCTTGGCAGGAATTATCAACACTTACACAGGCTTAAATGCTTACAATCAAAGAACATCAAAGCCAATAAGCCTTTGGACAATAATTTTTACAGCTCAAATATCATTCATGGGATTATTCTATCTTTTCCAAGACAAATGGGAATATATACAAAAGCAAGGGGTCATTCTTGACAACAATGAAACTACAACACCTCAAGTGGAAATAGTTGTTCCTCAAAATGATGAACAAAAGATGATAATGAGAACTGAGTCAGGGAGGAAAAGCAATGCACTTGGTACTTTCTTTTCTAGACATAATGTCCTAAACAAATTATTTCAACAAACTTGA
- the LOC107010840 gene encoding urease accessory protein G isoform X1, with product MASSDHHMHDHHHHDHDHDHDHTHQDTKATSWVGADGKVYHSHDGLAPHSHEPIYSPGYFSRRAPPLNDRNFSERAFTIGIGGPVGTGKTALMLALCKVLREKYSLAAVTNDIFTKEDGEFLIKHGALPEERIRAVETGGCPHAAIREDISINLGPLEELSNLYKADILLCESGGDNLAANFSRELADYIIYIIDVSAGDKIPRKGGPGITQADLLVINKTDLAPAVGADLSVMERDALRMRDGGPFVFAQVKHGVGVEDIVNHILQSWEVATGNKKR from the exons ATGGCTTCTTCAGACCACCATATGCATGACCACCACCATCATGACCATGACCATGACCATGACCATACCCATCA GGACACAAAAGCAACATCATGGGTAGGAGCAGATGGGAAAGTATACCATAGTCATGATGGGTTGGCTCCTCACTCTCATGAACCTATTTATTCACCTGGCTACTTTAGCAGAAGGGCACCTCCACTTAATGACAGGAATTTCAGTGAAAGAGCCTTTACTATTGGAATTGGTGGCCCTGTTGGTACTGG GAAAACAGCTTTAATGCTGGCATTATGTAAAGTCTTGAGGGAAAAATACAGTCTTGCAGCA GTAACAAATGATATATTCACGAAAGAAGATGGAGAGTTCTTAATAAAACATGGTGCATTGCCGGAGGAAAGGATTCGAGCAGTGGAGACAGGAGGATGCCCACATGCTGCTATTAGGGAAGATATAAGCATTAACCTTGGACCTCTTGAGGAGCTTTCTAATTTGTACAAAGCAGATATACTACTCTGTGAATCTGGTGGAG ACAACCTAGCTGCCAACTTCAGTAGGGAACTTGCTGACTACATAATCTACATAATAGATGTATCTGCGGGTGACAAAATTCCTCGAAAAGGAGGTCCCGGAATTACACAAGCAGATCTCCTT GTGATAAATAAGACCGACTTGGCACCAGCTGTGGGAGCAGATTTGTCCGTCATGGAGCGTGATGCACTTCGGATGCGGGATGGTGGCCCTTTTGTTTTTGCTCAG GTGAAGCATGGGGTTGGTGTAGAGGACATAGTGAACCATATCTTACAATCTTGGGAAGTTGCAACAGGCAATAAGAAGCGCTAA
- the LOC107010840 gene encoding urease accessory protein G isoform X2, with protein sequence MASSDHHMHDHHHHDHDHDHEDTKATSWVGADGKVYHSHDGLAPHSHEPIYSPGYFSRRAPPLNDRNFSERAFTIGIGGPVGTGKTALMLALCKVLREKYSLAAVTNDIFTKEDGEFLIKHGALPEERIRAVETGGCPHAAIREDISINLGPLEELSNLYKADILLCESGGDNLAANFSRELADYIIYIIDVSAGDKIPRKGGPGITQADLLVINKTDLAPAVGADLSVMERDALRMRDGGPFVFAQVKHGVGVEDIVNHILQSWEVATGNKKR encoded by the exons ATGGCTTCTTCAGACCACCATATGCATGACCACCACCATCATGACCATGACCATGACCATGA GGACACAAAAGCAACATCATGGGTAGGAGCAGATGGGAAAGTATACCATAGTCATGATGGGTTGGCTCCTCACTCTCATGAACCTATTTATTCACCTGGCTACTTTAGCAGAAGGGCACCTCCACTTAATGACAGGAATTTCAGTGAAAGAGCCTTTACTATTGGAATTGGTGGCCCTGTTGGTACTGG GAAAACAGCTTTAATGCTGGCATTATGTAAAGTCTTGAGGGAAAAATACAGTCTTGCAGCA GTAACAAATGATATATTCACGAAAGAAGATGGAGAGTTCTTAATAAAACATGGTGCATTGCCGGAGGAAAGGATTCGAGCAGTGGAGACAGGAGGATGCCCACATGCTGCTATTAGGGAAGATATAAGCATTAACCTTGGACCTCTTGAGGAGCTTTCTAATTTGTACAAAGCAGATATACTACTCTGTGAATCTGGTGGAG ACAACCTAGCTGCCAACTTCAGTAGGGAACTTGCTGACTACATAATCTACATAATAGATGTATCTGCGGGTGACAAAATTCCTCGAAAAGGAGGTCCCGGAATTACACAAGCAGATCTCCTT GTGATAAATAAGACCGACTTGGCACCAGCTGTGGGAGCAGATTTGTCCGTCATGGAGCGTGATGCACTTCGGATGCGGGATGGTGGCCCTTTTGTTTTTGCTCAG GTGAAGCATGGGGTTGGTGTAGAGGACATAGTGAACCATATCTTACAATCTTGGGAAGTTGCAACAGGCAATAAGAAGCGCTAA
- the LOC107010842 gene encoding uncharacterized protein At4g18257 — protein sequence MAEGGEKKRVVVESLGWLTESTIMPKKIRPIEGVGASSILELKAQLYKSQEEAKRVAKETVHPSAADPNYSHLEIHRAKKKIAAKNVFSSKNHGVDAREAKDKLEMKAIKDGSVSYAALERKAKLYDKLVRGELSDGEEEEKYCVDFFRKGQEQEDSEQLQRHDISNTEPRDEDGDDDASLLSDTKAAGLGQAGTFDRSEHKRFVMEVHKEASQAREKASELKLRRQEQVAARREKLKQAYLRKQIEKLKASKTEQT from the exons ATGGCGGAAGGTGGGGAGAAGAAGAGGGTTGTCGTGGAGTCGTTAGGATGGTTAACGGAATCCACCATCATGCCCAAAAAGATCCGACCAATTGAAGGCGTCGGTGCTTCTTCCATCCTTGAGCTTAAAGCCCAATTATACAAATCTCAAGAAGAGGCCAAACGCGTCGCCAAAGAGACCGTCCACCCTTCTGCTGCTGACCCGAATTATTCCCATCTAGAGATCCATCGTGCAAAGAAGAAGATAGCTGCCAAGAACGTCTTTTCGTCTAAAAATCATGGGGTTGATGCCAGAGAGGCCAA GGACAAGCTTGAGATGAAAGCAATCAAGGATGGTTCAGTAAGCTATGCTGCCTTAGAACGAAAGGCTAAGTTATATGATAAGCTGGTGAGGGGTGAGCTTTCTGATGGGGAGGAGGAAGAGAAGTACTGTGTTGACTTCTTTCGGAAGGGCCAGGAGCAGGAAGACTCTGAACAGCTTCAACGGCATGACATTTCTAACACAGAACCAAGAGATGAAGATGGAGATGATGATGCCTCCCTACTATCAGACACAAAAGCTGCAGGACTTGGCCAAGCTGGCACATTCGACCGAAGTGAACATAAGCGTTTCGTTAT GGAAGTTCATAAAGAAGCAAGTCAAGCAAGGGAAAAAGCATCAGAACTCAAGCTACGTAGGCAAGAACAAGTTGCAGCACGTCGAGAAAAACTAAAGCAGGCTTATCTCCGCAAGCAGATTGAGAAATTGAAGGCTTCCAAGACAGAGCAGACATAG
- the LOC107010708 gene encoding uncharacterized protein LOC107010708 yields MPESHLRRRRSPPEERLREIEVLIYSAEGLKNVKHLTRMRTYAEVYVEKDVHVAKTKIAEHTGDGTNPVWNQMVKVKFHEKLPENDIMAALNVDIYAHGHIREKPVGSARVLLSDVLKDTKSPESEMLENNPIQFMTVLVWRPSGRPQGVLNLWVPPTGRFLVPLTSLSFSLRGRDGEEDQVVTVETPAAESSSEV; encoded by the coding sequence ATGCCTGAATCTCATTTACGCCGGCGGAGGTCACCGCCGGAGGAGCGGCTTAGGGAGATAGAAGTTCTCATATACTCGGCAGAAGGCCTGAAGAACGTGAAGCACTTGACCAGGATGAGAACCTACGCCGAGGTCTACGTGGAGAAAGACGTCCACGTGGCAAAAACCAAAATAGCGGAGCACACCGGCGACGGGACCAATCCAGTCTGGAACCAGATGGTGAAGGTGAAATTCCACGAAAAGCTGCCGGAAAATGACATCATGGCGGCGTTAAACGTGGATATTTACGCTCACGGTCACATTCGAGAGAAACCGGTGGGGAGCGCTCGAGTTTTGCTCTCCGATGTGTTGAAGGATACTAAATCGCCGGAATCGGAGATGCTGGAGAATAATCCGATCCAGTTTATGACAGTGTTAGTTTGGAGACCTTCTGGTAGGCCACAAGGTGTGCTCAACCTGTGGGTCCCACCTACAGGGCGGTTCCTGGTTCCGTTGACTTCGTTGTCGTTTAGCTTGAGGGGAAGAGACGGCGAAGAGGATCAGGTGGTAACGGTGGAAACGCCGGCGGCGGAGAGTAGTAGTGAGGTGTAA